The following proteins are encoded in a genomic region of Drosophila miranda strain MSH22 chromosome 4, D.miranda_PacBio2.1, whole genome shotgun sequence:
- the LOC108162729 gene encoding protein outspread isoform X2, producing MSTITTTVAPPPTTTTTGGGGGGGRTADCRKFSPNIFNKSKCSHCFRQREEHSAAALECNRASRKVSKCGYLFVAPDWDFSNPLYRTKRWQRRWFVLYDDGELTYSVDDYPETIPQACIDMTKVLEVTGAVEVTGHPNSIAITAPERVTFVKGTSSEESQWWLNILAAFPKSKGRHKRSATLPGGQVVGSLRQSSNMDMSTKLGNRHSSYHKDTLTSSQSAGNLLSSLDLSPSSTNTGGSTTVTNTQGTVDDDEEDDGVETGEDVDEEDEEDVQPRKSKASTSCIIGQDENNRNAGNEITNRVSQPTTCLLIEDIRRDEKTIKDIANTITNLSQQQSKRWSTAVNNALNNQHSSHYHTHGHGQYQTSRDETDFQVSSASNNNNSNKSPSSGGSERPKSLPLAANSTPAIVSAIVKKIPTVMVSQQQQQKQQQQHQGDSLSKTKTPTRLQLQLKPAKHYQHERGDPDGGCNMDELCPNYMAKTDELRSVKGGLSIKSSSSSSSGASKPSAKAATEESLNAKKGWLMKQDNRTGEWSKHWFTLSGAALFYYRDPLCEERGVLDGVLDVNSLTNVLPEPSASKQHAFQLITWDKQRLLLASLSPSSRNSWLAVLRSAAGLPQQLDTTTPTTGAKQTDIEQDFIKAQLQPVASPATTPGTPAGTGPHFSSDEEYRTASEGGRRDSLDWGSPLSPSPPVLRSCLRNRSLASLHKRSRSSPPSSRRSTVDSVASDELPLLVVPEELLQPDRELKQQCETLRAEATLREARMSELLTTLQRTEQQLTARLQEQQQQLNGELAKAKQSAAELMHSLSLQLSESQCKIKQLEDRLAQGIDENESLYKRLRELQAEGSQVASLSNLQRHKMKRMDSLSDLTTISDIDPYCLQRDSLAEEYNELRSRFEKAVNEIRAMKRELKQSQNQYDALELAQAALQQKLERCQLEDGAQLQLMAARIQDLTLKYSSSERQVRALKQKLAKSERRRSLSLKGKEQLELKLSELQRETIERKSVESISPPTESSSSESASQSPLNAHLLQRLHSLEHVLLGSKERLEQSLTQLQQIRAGQRSRRSVSPMNDRKDGLRQLERALAETCVMVSEQMELTCVQDACHKCCDLRQRVEKLSALQQQTETDLQRSEQLLEQRESDLAQALEKCASQEQEQELLLRQRNELSDELGKQQERCKRLEKRLELLEREHGKQLECLREVYHNEHVNAADEQSFRKRYQLEIEQLRTLCEKGLSAMETSHRRITCDLEQQHKLEIERLLAEKETALAEETQATLAALDAMRKAHQSEVQREVARFKQEFLRQVQRGEHMREDGTTLKEEELEELRLEILSFSEKYSIKCVENAALEEKLHLANSRLRHFQQMQQLELRNKQFRAHLASEDPANDVHFVQGLTTDHTREGAHCEDSEPVPTVPVPVPTVQCAPQIVAEPRTTTTLGTSSDTESIPNPQNPDPAPAPATANEFVEQSLFVIPSHMLNCSPVPAAKQNQNQSPNSSDQMRAIQSEYPALEDGYEPCYRPFDIFAIYQNRLSFQGLRGSSTFGKSLRKSTAQTASPASSELIAPRYSSSTHTAPTTNPNKPSHKQMFKTAAVINMQLHEEKAQ from the exons cgCTGGCAGCGACGATGGTTTGTCCTCTACGATGATGGCGAGCTCACGTATTCGGTGGATGATTAT CCCGAAACCATACCGCAGGCCTGCATTGACATGACCAAAGTGCTGGAGGTGACCGGGGCCGTGGAGGTGACAGGTCATCCCAATTCCATAGCCATAACCGCACCCGAGCGCGTCACCTTCGTGAAGGGCACCAGCTCCGAGGAGTCGCAGTGGTGGCTCAACATTCTGGCGGCCTTTCCCAAATCCAAGGGTCGCCACAAGCGCAGCGCCACCCTGCCGGGCGGCCAGGTGGTTGGCAGCCTGCGGCAATCGAGCAACATGGACATGTCCACGAAGCTGGGCAATCGCCATAGCTCGTACCACAAGGACACGCTCACGTCCTCCCAGTCGGCGGGCAATTTGCTGAGCAGCCTGGATCTGAGTCCTAGTTCTACGAATACCGGAGGATCCACCACGGTGACCAATACCCAGGGCACTGTGGACGATGACGAGGAGGATGATGGCGTGGAAACGGGCGAGGATGTCGACGAAGAGGATGAGGAGGATGTGCAGCCAAGGAAATCGAAGGCATCGACCAGCTGCATCATCGGACAGGATGAGAACAATCGAAATGCCGGCAATGAGATCACAAATCGGG TTTCCCAGCCCACAACTTGCCTACTCATCGAGGACATACGCCGGGATGAGAAGACCATCAAGGACATTGCCAACACCATAACGAACCTAAGTCAACAGCAGAGCAAACGCTGGTCCACGGCCGTCAATAATGCGCTGAACAATCAGCACTCCTCCCATTATCACACCCATGGACATGGACAGTACCAGACATCGCGGGACGAGACGGATTTCCAGGTGTCCtccgccagcaacaacaacaacagcaacaagtcCCCGAGCAGCGGTGGAAGCGAGAGACCAAAGTCACTGCCCCTGGCGGCCAACTCCACGCCGGCCATCGTCTCGGCCATAGTCAAGAAGATACCCACGGTGATGGtctcccagcagcagcaacagaagcagcagcagcagcaccagggGGATAGCCTCTCGAAGACAAAGACGCCGACCCgtctgcagctgcagctgaagCCAGCGAAGCACTACCAGCACGAGCGAGGCGATCCCGATGGGGGCTGCAACATGGACGAGCTGTGCCCCAACTACATGGCCAAAACGGACGAGCTGCGATCCGTGAAGGGAGGCCTCAGCATCAAgtccagctcctcctcctcctccgggGCGAGCAAACCCTCAGCCAAGGCCGCCACAGAGGAGTCGCTGAACGCCAAGAAGGGGTGGCTGATGAAGCAGGATAACCGCACGGGCGAGTGGTCCAAGCACTGGTTCACCCTCAGCGGAGCGGCTCTGTTCTACTACCGCGATCCGCTGTGCGAGGAGCGGGGCGTCCTGGACGGAGTGCTCGACGTGAACAGCCTGACGAATGTCCTGCCAGAGCCGAGTGCCAGCAAGCAGCACGCCTTCCAGCTGATCACCTGGGACAAGCAGCGCCTGCTGCTGGCCAGCCTCTCGCCCAGCTCCCGCAACAGCTGGCTGGCGGTGCTCCGCAGTGCCGCCGGTCTGCCCCAGCAGCTGGACACGACGACGCCCACGACGGGCGCCAAGCAGACGGACATCGAGCAGGACTTTATCAAGGCGCAGCTGCAGCCTGTGGCGAGTCCGGCCACCACGCCGGGCACCCCCGCCGGGACAGGACCCCACTTCTCGTCCGACGAGGAGTACCGCACCGCGTCGGAGGGCGGGCGCAGGGACAGCCTCGACTGGGGCTCCCCGCTGTCGCCATCCCCGCCCGTGCTCCGCAGCTGCCTGCGCAACCGGAGCCTCGCGAGCCTCCACAAGCGCAGCCGCAGCTCTCCGCCCAGCTCCAGGCGCAGCACCGTCGACAGTGTGGCCAGCGACGAGCTGCCCCTCCTGGTGGTGCCCGAGGAGCTGCTGCAGCCGGATCGGGAGCTCAAGCAGCAGTGCGAGACGCTGCGCGCAGAGGCCACCCTGCGGGAGGCACGAATGTCGGAGCTTCTGACGACCCTGCAGCGGACGGAGCAGCAGCTGACGGCCCGCCTCcaggagcagcaacagcagctcaACGGAGAGCTGGCGAAGGCCAAGCAGAGTGCCGCCGAGCTGATGCACAGCCTCAGTCTGCAGCTGTCGGAGAGCCAGTGCAAGATCAAGCAGCTGGAGGACCGCCTGGCGCAGGGCATCGATGAGAACGAAAGCCTGTACAAGCGACTGCGGGAGCTCCAGGCGGAGGGCAGCCAGGTGGCGAGCCTCAGCAATCTGCAGCGCCACAAAATGAAGCGCATGGACTCGCTGAGCGACCTCACGACCATCAGCGACATCGATCCGTACTGCCTGCAGCGGGACTCCCTGGCGGAGGAGTACAACGAACTGCGGTCGCGCTTCGAGAAGGCCGTCAACGAGATTCGGGCCATGAAGCGGGAGCTGAAGCaatcccagaaccaatacgaCGCCCTGGAGCTGGCCCAGGCGGCGTTGCAGCAGAAGCTGGAACGCTGCCAACTGGAGGATGGGGCGCAGCTTCAACTGATGGCCGCCCGCATCCAGGATCTGACTCTCAAGTACAGCAGCTCGGAGCGACAGGTGCGAGCCCTCAAGCAGAAGCTGGCCAAGTCCGAGCGAAGGCGATCGCTGTCGCTCAAGGGAAAGGAgcagctggagctgaagcTCAGCGAACTCCAGAGGGAGACGATCGAGCGCAAGTCGGTGGAGAGCATCAGTCCGCCCACAGAGTCCTCGAGCAGCGAGTCTGCCAGCCAGTCCCCTCTGAATGCCCATCTCCTGCAGCGTCTGCACAGCCTGGAGCATGTGCTTCTGGGCAGCAAGGAGCGCCTCGAGCAGAGTCTCACGCAACTCCAGCAAATCCGCGCAGGACAGAGGAGCCGTCGCTCCGTTTCCCCCATGAATGACAGGAAGGATGGCCTGCGGCAGCTGGAACGCGCTCTGGCCGAGACCTGCGTGATGGTCAGCGAGCAGATGGAGCTGACCTGCGTCCAGGATGCCTGCCACAAGTGCTGCGACCTTCGACAGAGGGTAGAGAAGCTCTCGGCCCTGCAACAGCAGACCGAAACGGATCTGCAGCGCAGCGAACAGCTGCTGGAACAACGAGAGAGCGACCTCGCCCAGGCCCTGGAGAAGTGCGCCAGCCAGGAGCAGGAACAGGAGCTGCTCCTCCGACAGCGCAACGAACTGAGCGACGAGCTGGGCAAACAGCAAGAGCGCTGCAAGCGCCTCGAGAAGCGTCTGGAGCTGCTCGAACGGGAGCACGGAAAGCAGCTGGAGTGCCTGCGAGAGGTGTACCACAACGAGCATGTCAATGCGGCCGACGAGCAGAGCTTCCGTAAACGCTACCAACTGGAAATCGAACAACTGAGG ACGCTCTGCGAGAAGGGGCTGAGTGCCATGGAGACCTCGCATCGGAGAATCACCTGCGATctggagcagcagcacaaGCTGGAAATCGAGCGACTGCTGGCCGAAAAGGAGACCGCTTTGGCAGAGGAAACTCAG GCAACCCTTGCCGCTCTGGATGCCATGCGAAAAGCCCACCAGAGCGAAGTGCAGCGCGAGGTGGCACGCTTCAAGCAGGAGTTCCTGCGACAGGTCCAGCGGGGAGAGCACATGCGGGAAGACGGTACCACGCTGAAAGA AGAGGAACTCGAAGAACTTCGTCTGGAAATCCTATCGTTTTCCGAGAAGTACTCCATCAAGTGTGTGGAAAATGCCGCTCTGGAAGAGAAACTGCACTTGGCCAACAGCAGATTGAGGCACTTTCAGCAGATGCAACAGCTGGAACTGAG AAATAAGCAATTTCGTGCCCATTTGGCATCGGAGGATCCAGCGAATGATGTGCATTTTGTGCAGGGCCTGACCACGGATCACACCAGAGAGGGTGCCCACTGTGAAGATAGCGAG CCTGTACCaaccgtacccgtacccgtacccacAGTACAGTGTGCACCACAAATAGTGGCTGAACCAAGAACCACAACCACATTGGGAACAAGCAGCGATACCGAATCGATACCGAACCCCCAGAACCCAGacccagcgccagcgccagcgaCAGCCAATGAATTTGTGGAGCAAAGCCTTTTCGTGATACCCTCCCATATGCTAAATTGTTCCCCAGTGCCCGCcgcaaaacaaaaccaaaatcaAAGCCCAAACTCTTCTGATCAGATGCGAGCGATCCAGAGCGAGTATCCAGCGCTCGAGGACGGCTACGAGCCGTGCTACCGGCCGTTCGATATATTTGCCATCTATCAGAATCGTTTGAGCTTCCAAG GTCTAAGAGGCAGCTCGACGTTTGGCAAAAGTCTGCGAAAATCCACAGCACAGACAGCATCACCAGCATCATCAGAATTAATAGCACCCagatacagcagcagcacccatACAGCACCGACAACCAATCCAAATAAGCCCAGTCACAAGCAAATGTTTAAAACGGCTGCCGTCATTAACATGCAACTCCACGAAGAAAAAGCACAATga
- the LOC108162729 gene encoding protein outspread isoform X1: protein MSTITTTVAPPPTTTTTGGGGGGGRTADCRKFSPNIFNKSKCSHCFRQREEHSAAALECNRTMEPASRKVSKCGYLFVAPDWDFSNPLYRTKRWQRRWFVLYDDGELTYSVDDYPETIPQACIDMTKVLEVTGAVEVTGHPNSIAITAPERVTFVKGTSSEESQWWLNILAAFPKSKGRHKRSATLPGGQVVGSLRQSSNMDMSTKLGNRHSSYHKDTLTSSQSAGNLLSSLDLSPSSTNTGGSTTVTNTQGTVDDDEEDDGVETGEDVDEEDEEDVQPRKSKASTSCIIGQDENNRNAGNEITNRVSQPTTCLLIEDIRRDEKTIKDIANTITNLSQQQSKRWSTAVNNALNNQHSSHYHTHGHGQYQTSRDETDFQVSSASNNNNSNKSPSSGGSERPKSLPLAANSTPAIVSAIVKKIPTVMVSQQQQQKQQQQHQGDSLSKTKTPTRLQLQLKPAKHYQHERGDPDGGCNMDELCPNYMAKTDELRSVKGGLSIKSSSSSSSGASKPSAKAATEESLNAKKGWLMKQDNRTGEWSKHWFTLSGAALFYYRDPLCEERGVLDGVLDVNSLTNVLPEPSASKQHAFQLITWDKQRLLLASLSPSSRNSWLAVLRSAAGLPQQLDTTTPTTGAKQTDIEQDFIKAQLQPVASPATTPGTPAGTGPHFSSDEEYRTASEGGRRDSLDWGSPLSPSPPVLRSCLRNRSLASLHKRSRSSPPSSRRSTVDSVASDELPLLVVPEELLQPDRELKQQCETLRAEATLREARMSELLTTLQRTEQQLTARLQEQQQQLNGELAKAKQSAAELMHSLSLQLSESQCKIKQLEDRLAQGIDENESLYKRLRELQAEGSQVASLSNLQRHKMKRMDSLSDLTTISDIDPYCLQRDSLAEEYNELRSRFEKAVNEIRAMKRELKQSQNQYDALELAQAALQQKLERCQLEDGAQLQLMAARIQDLTLKYSSSERQVRALKQKLAKSERRRSLSLKGKEQLELKLSELQRETIERKSVESISPPTESSSSESASQSPLNAHLLQRLHSLEHVLLGSKERLEQSLTQLQQIRAGQRSRRSVSPMNDRKDGLRQLERALAETCVMVSEQMELTCVQDACHKCCDLRQRVEKLSALQQQTETDLQRSEQLLEQRESDLAQALEKCASQEQEQELLLRQRNELSDELGKQQERCKRLEKRLELLEREHGKQLECLREVYHNEHVNAADEQSFRKRYQLEIEQLRTLCEKGLSAMETSHRRITCDLEQQHKLEIERLLAEKETALAEETQATLAALDAMRKAHQSEVQREVARFKQEFLRQVQRGEHMREDGTTLKEEELEELRLEILSFSEKYSIKCVENAALEEKLHLANSRLRHFQQMQQLELRNKQFRAHLASEDPANDVHFVQGLTTDHTREGAHCEDSEPVPTVPVPVPTVQCAPQIVAEPRTTTTLGTSSDTESIPNPQNPDPAPAPATANEFVEQSLFVIPSHMLNCSPVPAAKQNQNQSPNSSDQMRAIQSEYPALEDGYEPCYRPFDIFAIYQNRLSFQGLRGSSTFGKSLRKSTAQTASPASSELIAPRYSSSTHTAPTTNPNKPSHKQMFKTAAVINMQLHEEKAQ from the exons cgCTGGCAGCGACGATGGTTTGTCCTCTACGATGATGGCGAGCTCACGTATTCGGTGGATGATTAT CCCGAAACCATACCGCAGGCCTGCATTGACATGACCAAAGTGCTGGAGGTGACCGGGGCCGTGGAGGTGACAGGTCATCCCAATTCCATAGCCATAACCGCACCCGAGCGCGTCACCTTCGTGAAGGGCACCAGCTCCGAGGAGTCGCAGTGGTGGCTCAACATTCTGGCGGCCTTTCCCAAATCCAAGGGTCGCCACAAGCGCAGCGCCACCCTGCCGGGCGGCCAGGTGGTTGGCAGCCTGCGGCAATCGAGCAACATGGACATGTCCACGAAGCTGGGCAATCGCCATAGCTCGTACCACAAGGACACGCTCACGTCCTCCCAGTCGGCGGGCAATTTGCTGAGCAGCCTGGATCTGAGTCCTAGTTCTACGAATACCGGAGGATCCACCACGGTGACCAATACCCAGGGCACTGTGGACGATGACGAGGAGGATGATGGCGTGGAAACGGGCGAGGATGTCGACGAAGAGGATGAGGAGGATGTGCAGCCAAGGAAATCGAAGGCATCGACCAGCTGCATCATCGGACAGGATGAGAACAATCGAAATGCCGGCAATGAGATCACAAATCGGG TTTCCCAGCCCACAACTTGCCTACTCATCGAGGACATACGCCGGGATGAGAAGACCATCAAGGACATTGCCAACACCATAACGAACCTAAGTCAACAGCAGAGCAAACGCTGGTCCACGGCCGTCAATAATGCGCTGAACAATCAGCACTCCTCCCATTATCACACCCATGGACATGGACAGTACCAGACATCGCGGGACGAGACGGATTTCCAGGTGTCCtccgccagcaacaacaacaacagcaacaagtcCCCGAGCAGCGGTGGAAGCGAGAGACCAAAGTCACTGCCCCTGGCGGCCAACTCCACGCCGGCCATCGTCTCGGCCATAGTCAAGAAGATACCCACGGTGATGGtctcccagcagcagcaacagaagcagcagcagcagcaccagggGGATAGCCTCTCGAAGACAAAGACGCCGACCCgtctgcagctgcagctgaagCCAGCGAAGCACTACCAGCACGAGCGAGGCGATCCCGATGGGGGCTGCAACATGGACGAGCTGTGCCCCAACTACATGGCCAAAACGGACGAGCTGCGATCCGTGAAGGGAGGCCTCAGCATCAAgtccagctcctcctcctcctccgggGCGAGCAAACCCTCAGCCAAGGCCGCCACAGAGGAGTCGCTGAACGCCAAGAAGGGGTGGCTGATGAAGCAGGATAACCGCACGGGCGAGTGGTCCAAGCACTGGTTCACCCTCAGCGGAGCGGCTCTGTTCTACTACCGCGATCCGCTGTGCGAGGAGCGGGGCGTCCTGGACGGAGTGCTCGACGTGAACAGCCTGACGAATGTCCTGCCAGAGCCGAGTGCCAGCAAGCAGCACGCCTTCCAGCTGATCACCTGGGACAAGCAGCGCCTGCTGCTGGCCAGCCTCTCGCCCAGCTCCCGCAACAGCTGGCTGGCGGTGCTCCGCAGTGCCGCCGGTCTGCCCCAGCAGCTGGACACGACGACGCCCACGACGGGCGCCAAGCAGACGGACATCGAGCAGGACTTTATCAAGGCGCAGCTGCAGCCTGTGGCGAGTCCGGCCACCACGCCGGGCACCCCCGCCGGGACAGGACCCCACTTCTCGTCCGACGAGGAGTACCGCACCGCGTCGGAGGGCGGGCGCAGGGACAGCCTCGACTGGGGCTCCCCGCTGTCGCCATCCCCGCCCGTGCTCCGCAGCTGCCTGCGCAACCGGAGCCTCGCGAGCCTCCACAAGCGCAGCCGCAGCTCTCCGCCCAGCTCCAGGCGCAGCACCGTCGACAGTGTGGCCAGCGACGAGCTGCCCCTCCTGGTGGTGCCCGAGGAGCTGCTGCAGCCGGATCGGGAGCTCAAGCAGCAGTGCGAGACGCTGCGCGCAGAGGCCACCCTGCGGGAGGCACGAATGTCGGAGCTTCTGACGACCCTGCAGCGGACGGAGCAGCAGCTGACGGCCCGCCTCcaggagcagcaacagcagctcaACGGAGAGCTGGCGAAGGCCAAGCAGAGTGCCGCCGAGCTGATGCACAGCCTCAGTCTGCAGCTGTCGGAGAGCCAGTGCAAGATCAAGCAGCTGGAGGACCGCCTGGCGCAGGGCATCGATGAGAACGAAAGCCTGTACAAGCGACTGCGGGAGCTCCAGGCGGAGGGCAGCCAGGTGGCGAGCCTCAGCAATCTGCAGCGCCACAAAATGAAGCGCATGGACTCGCTGAGCGACCTCACGACCATCAGCGACATCGATCCGTACTGCCTGCAGCGGGACTCCCTGGCGGAGGAGTACAACGAACTGCGGTCGCGCTTCGAGAAGGCCGTCAACGAGATTCGGGCCATGAAGCGGGAGCTGAAGCaatcccagaaccaatacgaCGCCCTGGAGCTGGCCCAGGCGGCGTTGCAGCAGAAGCTGGAACGCTGCCAACTGGAGGATGGGGCGCAGCTTCAACTGATGGCCGCCCGCATCCAGGATCTGACTCTCAAGTACAGCAGCTCGGAGCGACAGGTGCGAGCCCTCAAGCAGAAGCTGGCCAAGTCCGAGCGAAGGCGATCGCTGTCGCTCAAGGGAAAGGAgcagctggagctgaagcTCAGCGAACTCCAGAGGGAGACGATCGAGCGCAAGTCGGTGGAGAGCATCAGTCCGCCCACAGAGTCCTCGAGCAGCGAGTCTGCCAGCCAGTCCCCTCTGAATGCCCATCTCCTGCAGCGTCTGCACAGCCTGGAGCATGTGCTTCTGGGCAGCAAGGAGCGCCTCGAGCAGAGTCTCACGCAACTCCAGCAAATCCGCGCAGGACAGAGGAGCCGTCGCTCCGTTTCCCCCATGAATGACAGGAAGGATGGCCTGCGGCAGCTGGAACGCGCTCTGGCCGAGACCTGCGTGATGGTCAGCGAGCAGATGGAGCTGACCTGCGTCCAGGATGCCTGCCACAAGTGCTGCGACCTTCGACAGAGGGTAGAGAAGCTCTCGGCCCTGCAACAGCAGACCGAAACGGATCTGCAGCGCAGCGAACAGCTGCTGGAACAACGAGAGAGCGACCTCGCCCAGGCCCTGGAGAAGTGCGCCAGCCAGGAGCAGGAACAGGAGCTGCTCCTCCGACAGCGCAACGAACTGAGCGACGAGCTGGGCAAACAGCAAGAGCGCTGCAAGCGCCTCGAGAAGCGTCTGGAGCTGCTCGAACGGGAGCACGGAAAGCAGCTGGAGTGCCTGCGAGAGGTGTACCACAACGAGCATGTCAATGCGGCCGACGAGCAGAGCTTCCGTAAACGCTACCAACTGGAAATCGAACAACTGAGG ACGCTCTGCGAGAAGGGGCTGAGTGCCATGGAGACCTCGCATCGGAGAATCACCTGCGATctggagcagcagcacaaGCTGGAAATCGAGCGACTGCTGGCCGAAAAGGAGACCGCTTTGGCAGAGGAAACTCAG GCAACCCTTGCCGCTCTGGATGCCATGCGAAAAGCCCACCAGAGCGAAGTGCAGCGCGAGGTGGCACGCTTCAAGCAGGAGTTCCTGCGACAGGTCCAGCGGGGAGAGCACATGCGGGAAGACGGTACCACGCTGAAAGA AGAGGAACTCGAAGAACTTCGTCTGGAAATCCTATCGTTTTCCGAGAAGTACTCCATCAAGTGTGTGGAAAATGCCGCTCTGGAAGAGAAACTGCACTTGGCCAACAGCAGATTGAGGCACTTTCAGCAGATGCAACAGCTGGAACTGAG AAATAAGCAATTTCGTGCCCATTTGGCATCGGAGGATCCAGCGAATGATGTGCATTTTGTGCAGGGCCTGACCACGGATCACACCAGAGAGGGTGCCCACTGTGAAGATAGCGAG CCTGTACCaaccgtacccgtacccgtacccacAGTACAGTGTGCACCACAAATAGTGGCTGAACCAAGAACCACAACCACATTGGGAACAAGCAGCGATACCGAATCGATACCGAACCCCCAGAACCCAGacccagcgccagcgccagcgaCAGCCAATGAATTTGTGGAGCAAAGCCTTTTCGTGATACCCTCCCATATGCTAAATTGTTCCCCAGTGCCCGCcgcaaaacaaaaccaaaatcaAAGCCCAAACTCTTCTGATCAGATGCGAGCGATCCAGAGCGAGTATCCAGCGCTCGAGGACGGCTACGAGCCGTGCTACCGGCCGTTCGATATATTTGCCATCTATCAGAATCGTTTGAGCTTCCAAG GTCTAAGAGGCAGCTCGACGTTTGGCAAAAGTCTGCGAAAATCCACAGCACAGACAGCATCACCAGCATCATCAGAATTAATAGCACCCagatacagcagcagcacccatACAGCACCGACAACCAATCCAAATAAGCCCAGTCACAAGCAAATGTTTAAAACGGCTGCCGTCATTAACATGCAACTCCACGAAGAAAAAGCACAATga